In one Epinephelus lanceolatus isolate andai-2023 chromosome 19, ASM4190304v1, whole genome shotgun sequence genomic region, the following are encoded:
- the ddx54 gene encoding ATP-dependent RNA helicase DDX54: MAQRKKKLTKKKRHTANREPEADSDSGDFELAAEIKDDDSPGRKLPRFPTTSDCLSDVEPDTRELVRAQNKKKKKSGGFQSMGLSYPVYKGVMKKGYKVPTPIQRKTIPVILDGKDMVAMARTGSGKTAAFLVPMFEKLKAPQAQTGARALILTPTRELALQTMKFTKELGKFTGLKTALILGGDRMDDQFAALHENPDIIIGTPGRLMHVIKEMNLKLQNVEYVVFDEADRLFEMGFAEQLQEIIQRLPDTRQTLLFSATLPKLLVEFARAGLTEPVLIRLDVDSKLSDQIKLSFFHLRMDDKQALLLHLLRNVVKPQEQTVVFVATKHHVEYLKELLISEGVECAYIYSALDQTARKINIGKFVHRKAMVLIVTDVAARGIDIPMLDNVINYNFPSKPKLFLHRVGRVGRAGRSGVAYSMICPDEMPFVYDLHLFLGRPVQFATPEHTQDSEGVFGRVPQSILDDESSHLITAHENSQDLQNLHHVSENAYKQYLKSRPNPSPESIRRVKSTDLSSMGVHPFLGSGLEKMELERLHLVDAIKGYKSKSTIFEINSNSKTQAGEVMRTKRSKDTRLVEKFKKQRDSLAEESQLHQSANPSTSTSTADNFTHTTGEDEDDIKGVFSAVVGGKRRGQHADGEDHQKNKRSRQSGKDEEYYIPYRPKDFNSERGLSLGREGSAFEQQASSAVLDLMGDEGDRLNQHKNMMKWDRKRKRFVKEAGKEDQKKKLRLDGGQVIDNKKNKKNFYEEWKKRYKIDDGGSGSDGEAGGARGGARGVRRPGGGRGRGRGRGRGHGPNFQSPIRAQQTPGGSRVRSELKTKEQILKQRKKNQKHQFLQSGGLKNLRNKNKQWLGEVKKSGFGRGGQKKGKMRKKL; this comes from the exons ATGgcgcagaggaagaagaaactgacgaagaagaagagacaCACAGCCAACAGGGAGCCGGAGGCAGACTCTGACAGCGGAGACTTTGAGCTGGCTGCTGAAATTAAAGACGATGACTCT CCAGGGAGGAAACTCCCGCGGTTCCCGACCACTTCAGACTGCCTGTCAGATGTGGAGCCTGACACCAGAGAGCTGGTCAGAGCAcagaacaagaagaaaaagaagtctGGAGGCTTTCAGTCCATGG GTCTCAGTTATCCTGTATATAAAGGTGTCATGAAGAAGGGTTACAAAGTCCCTACTCCAATCCAAAGAAAG ACGATCCCAGTGATTTTAGATGGCAAAGACATGGTAGCTATGGCTAGGACTGGCAGTGGTAAGACGGCTGCCTTCCTTGTGCCCATGTTTGAGAAGCTGAAGGCCCCTCAAGCCCAAACAGGAGCCAGGGCCCTCATCTTGACCCCCACCAGAGAGTTGGCCCTGCAGACCATGAAGTTCACAAAAGAG TTGGGGAAATTCACCGGCCTCAAGACTGCCTTGATCCTcggtggagacag AATGGATGATCAGTTTGCTGCTCTTCATGAGAACCCTGACAT AATCATTGGAACCCCCGGTCGTCTCATGCACGTTATCAAGGAGATGAACTTGAAGCTGCAGAATGTGGAGTACGTGGTGTTTGACGAGGCTGACAG GTTGTTTGAAATGGGTTTTGCTGAGCAGCTTCAGGAGATCATCCAGAGGCTCCCAGACACCAGACAgactctgctgttctctgccaCGCTGCCCAAACTGCTGGTGGAGTTTGCCAGAGCTG GGCTGACTGAACCCGTATTAATTCGTTTGGATGTGGATTCAAAGCTCAGTGACCAGATTAAG CTGTCATTTTTCCATCTGCGTATGGACGACAAGCAGGCACTCCTGCTCCACCTGTTAAGGAACGTGGTGAAGCCTCAGGAGCAGACGGTGGTTTTTGTAGCCACCAAACACCATGTAGAGTACCTTAAGGAG CTGCTGATTTCAGAAGGTGTGGAGTGTGCCTACATCTACAGCGCCCTCGATCAGACTGCCAGAAAAATCAACATAGGGAAATTTGTGCATCGGAAAGCCATGGTGCTAATTGTGACTGATGTTGCTGCTCGTGGTATAGACATCCCCATGCTGGACAATGTCATCAACTACAACTTCCCCTCCAAGCCCAAGCTCTTCTTGCACAGAGTTG GTCGTGTTGGACGTGCTGGGCGCAGTGGCGTAGCCTACAGTATGATTTGTCCAGATGAGATGCCTTTTGTCTATGACCTTCACCTCTTCCTTGGAAGGCCTGTTCAGTTCgccacacctgaacacacacagg ATTCAGAGGGTGTGTTTGGTCGGGTCCCTCAGAGTATCCTGGATGACGAAAGTTCTCATCTGATCACGGCTCACGAGAACTCCCAGGACCTGCAAAACCTGCACCATGTCTCGGAGAACGCCTACAAGCAGTATCTCAAGTCTCGACCAAACCCCTCACCTGAGTCCATCAGAAGGGTTAAAAGCACAGATTTGTCCAGCATGGGTGTCCATCCATTCCTAG GGTCAGGTCTAGAGAAAATGGAACTTGAGCGCCTTCATTTAGTCGATGCCATCAAAGGCTACAAATCCAAATCT ACTATCTTTGAAATCAACTCTAACAGTAAGACCCAGGCTGGTGAGGTGATGCGGACCAAACGCTCCAAGGACACACGGCTGGTGGAAAAATTcaagaaacagagagacagccTGGCTGAAGAAAGCCAACTGCACCAGTCTGCCAACCCATCCACTTCCACTTCCACTGCAGATAATTTCACACACACCACAGGCGAAGACGAGGACGATATAAAG GGGGTGTTCTCTGCAGTGGTAGGAGGTAAAAGGAGaggccagcatgcagatggTGAAGACCATCAAAAGAACAAGAGAAGCAGACAGTCAGGCAAAGATGAGGAATATTACATCCCCTACAGACCCAAAGACTTTAACTCTGAGAGAGG GTTAAGTCTCGGCAGAGAGGGCAGTGCCTTTGAGCAGCAGGCCTCCTCGGCTGTCCTGGACCTCATGGGAGATGAAGGAGACAGGTTGAACCAGCACAAGAACAtgatgaaatg GGACCGTAAGAGGAAGCGCTTTGTGAAAGAAGCAGGAAAGGAGGACCAGAAGAAGAAGCTCAGACTAGATGGTGGACAGGTCATCGATaacaagaagaacaagaagaactT TTATGAGGAGTGGAAGAAGAGATACAAGATTGATGATGGAGGATCTGGCTCAGATGGAGAAGCAGGAGGAGCTCGAGGAGGAGCACGAGGAGTGAGGAGACCAGGAGGAG GTCGTGGCCGAGGTCGTGGTCGTGGCCGCGGTCATGGTCCTAACTTCCAGAGCCCCATTAGAGCGCAGCAGACGCCTGGTGGCAGCAGAGTGCGCTCAGAACTGAAGACGAAAGAGCAGATCCTGAAGCAACGCAAGAAAAATCAGAAGCACCAGTTCCTGCAGAGTGGAGGCCTGAAGAACCTGCGTAATAAGAACAAACAGTGGCTCGGAGAGGTTAAGAAGTCAGGTTTTGGACGGGGTGGTCAAAAGAAGGGGAAGATGAGGAAGAAACTCTGA